Proteins encoded in a region of the Enterococcus gilvus ATCC BAA-350 genome:
- a CDS encoding helix-turn-helix domain-containing protein codes for MIHEIQLLKVSDEGMEISQRIKSERQAAEWTQEQLADRIFVSKRTISNWETGKTIPDIESVLRLSTIFKLSLDDLLVKDSDVVKEIKHKETIAKLSVLYFVGPILTALLLLVVIFLPEDIPHRELTYYIVMAAAANFITMFAFQFKIDRLKGKEVDLDQQLKQGIVAGAGLIISFCIFLIVLHFL; via the coding sequence TTGATTCATGAAATTCAATTATTGAAGGTGAGCGATGAGGGAATGGAAATCAGTCAACGAATCAAAAGCGAACGGCAGGCAGCGGAATGGACACAGGAACAATTAGCCGATAGAATTTTTGTATCAAAACGAACGATCTCAAATTGGGAAACAGGGAAGACGATCCCCGATATTGAAAGCGTGTTGCGTTTATCAACAATTTTTAAACTATCTTTGGACGACCTATTGGTGAAAGATTCAGATGTGGTGAAAGAGATCAAACACAAAGAAACGATCGCAAAATTGTCCGTTTTGTATTTTGTAGGGCCTATACTGACCGCGTTACTCTTATTAGTCGTGATTTTTTTACCAGAAGATATTCCCCATCGCGAACTGACCTATTATATAGTGATGGCGGCCGCAGCAAATTTTATTACGATGTTTGCTTTTCAATTTAAAATAGATCGACTAAAAGGAAAAGAGGTTGATCTAGATCAACAGCTCAAACAAGGAATTGTTGCGGGTGCTGGGTTGATTATTTCTTTTTGTATTTTTCTTATAGTATTGCATTTTTTATAA
- a CDS encoding NAD(P)-dependent malic enzyme — protein MTIYDEALTAHRKWHGKIEVTSKAKVRNKTDLSLAYTPGVAEPCRKIAEDKNKAYDYTWKGNSVAVVTDGTAVLGLGDIGPEAALPVMEGKALLFKEFAGIDAVPICLDTKDPQEIIQIVKAIAPTFGGINLEDISAPRCVEIERALIEALDIPVFHDDQHGTAVVVTAALINALKLVKKEPQDLNVVISGIGAAGSAIIHMLVDLGVKNIVAFNKDGALNEQMPNATFVEKEILHLITLKDFTGTMAEAFVGVDVFIGVSAPNLVTKEMVASMNEGNIVFSMANPEPEITYAEAIAGGASVVGTGRSDFPNQINNVLAFPGLFRGAFTAEAKRITPRMKLACAHAIADSIPYSELTSDYIIPSAFDENVVDLITLKVAEAARQDGVTRS, from the coding sequence ATGACTATTTATGATGAAGCGTTGACTGCGCATAGAAAATGGCACGGAAAAATCGAAGTGACAAGTAAAGCCAAAGTACGAAACAAAACAGACCTGTCCTTAGCCTATACACCAGGCGTGGCAGAGCCCTGTCGGAAAATCGCAGAGGATAAAAACAAGGCCTATGATTACACTTGGAAAGGCAACAGTGTCGCCGTGGTTACCGATGGGACGGCTGTCTTGGGGCTGGGAGACATCGGACCAGAAGCCGCATTGCCGGTGATGGAAGGAAAAGCATTGCTTTTTAAGGAGTTTGCCGGTATCGATGCAGTGCCAATCTGTTTAGATACAAAAGACCCACAAGAAATTATCCAAATCGTCAAAGCCATCGCGCCGACCTTTGGAGGGATCAATTTGGAAGACATCAGCGCTCCCCGCTGTGTAGAAATCGAGCGGGCGTTGATCGAAGCGCTGGATATTCCTGTCTTTCATGACGATCAACACGGGACCGCAGTTGTCGTGACTGCGGCATTGATCAATGCGTTGAAGCTGGTAAAAAAGGAACCACAGGATCTAAACGTTGTGATCTCAGGAATTGGTGCAGCAGGTAGTGCGATTATTCATATGCTTGTCGATCTAGGCGTGAAGAACATCGTTGCCTTCAATAAAGATGGCGCATTGAATGAGCAGATGCCCAATGCGACCTTCGTTGAAAAGGAAATTTTACATTTGATTACGCTTAAGGATTTTACGGGCACGATGGCAGAAGCATTTGTCGGAGTAGATGTTTTTATCGGTGTATCTGCACCAAATCTAGTGACGAAAGAAATGGTAGCCTCTATGAATGAGGGGAACATCGTTTTCTCTATGGCGAATCCTGAACCAGAAATCACCTACGCAGAGGCGATCGCTGGCGGAGCTTCTGTGGTAGGAACCGGTCGTTCCGATTTTCCAAACCAAATCAACAATGTGCTCGCTTTTCCAGGATTGTTTCGTGGGGCCTTCACAGCAGAAGCAAAACGGATCACCCCCCGCATGAAGCTTGCCTGTGCCCATGCGATCGCGGATTCGATCCCTTACTCGGAATTAACCTCTGACTATATCATTCCATCGGCTTTCGATGAAAATGTCGTCGATTTGATCACCTTAAAGGTCGCAGAAGCCGCAAGACAAGACGGCGTGACACGGTCATAG
- a CDS encoding DUF2200 domain-containing protein yields the protein MSKIFKMSFASIYPLYLQKVEKKGRTKEELDQVIYWLTGYDENGLQQQLDTGVDMETFFAEVPRLNENTVLITGMICGYRVEEIDDPLMQKIRYLDKLVDELAKGKKMEKILRK from the coding sequence ATGAGTAAGATTTTTAAAATGAGCTTTGCGTCCATCTATCCATTGTACCTTCAGAAAGTTGAGAAAAAAGGACGCACGAAAGAAGAGCTCGACCAAGTGATTTATTGGTTGACAGGCTATGATGAAAACGGGCTGCAGCAGCAGTTGGATACAGGCGTTGATATGGAGACTTTTTTTGCGGAAGTTCCCCGATTAAACGAAAATACTGTCTTGATAACAGGCATGATCTGCGGTTATCGCGTAGAAGAAATTGACGATCCCTTGATGCAAAAAATTCGCTACTTAGATAAGCTGGTCGATGAGTTAGCCAAAGGGAAAAAGATGGAAAAAATTTTACGAAAATAA